Proteins co-encoded in one Aquincola tertiaricarbonis genomic window:
- the acs gene encoding acetate--CoA ligase, which produces MSEDTPTKVYEPSAAAREGAHVSGMAAYERLVAEADADHAAYWARLAREFVTWKKPFTQSLDDSNPPFFKWFADGTLNASYNCLDRHVEAGKGGKTALIFEADGGEVTRVTYSELLARTCRIANGLKSLGVKKGDRVVIYISMSIDGVAAMQACARIGATHSVVFGGFSAQSLRDRIEDTGAVAVITADQQVRGGKQLPLKAIVDEALALGGCDSVKNVLVVRRTGAELPMAAGRDRWMHELIAQQPETCEPEWVEAEHPLFLLYTSGSTGKPKGVQHSTGGYLLHAALTTKWTFDLKDDDIFWCTADIGWVTGHSYIAYGPLALGGTEIVFEGVPTYPDAGRFWKMIQDHKVSIFYTAPTAIRSLIKAAEGNEAVHPKRYDLSSLRLLGSVGEPINPAAWEWYHANIGGGRCPIVDTFWQTETGGHMITPLPGATPLVPGSCTLPFPGITAAIVDETGNDVPNGQGGILVVKKPWPSMIRTIWGDPERFKKSYYPPELKGYYLAGDGAIRDAKTGYFTITGRIDDVLNVSGHRMGTMEIESALVSCTELVAEAAVVGRPDDTTGEAICAFVVLKRPRPTGEEAKKIAAELRNWVGREIGPIAKPKDIRFGDNLPKTRSGKIMRRLLRSIAKGEAITQDTSTLENPAILEQLAETN; this is translated from the coding sequence ATGAGCGAAGACACCCCCACCAAGGTCTATGAACCCAGCGCCGCCGCCCGCGAAGGCGCGCACGTCTCGGGCATGGCGGCCTACGAGCGCCTGGTGGCCGAGGCCGATGCCGACCATGCGGCCTACTGGGCCCGGCTGGCGCGCGAGTTCGTCACCTGGAAAAAGCCCTTCACCCAGTCGCTGGACGACAGCAACCCGCCGTTCTTCAAGTGGTTTGCCGACGGCACGCTCAACGCCTCGTACAACTGCCTGGACCGCCACGTCGAGGCCGGCAAGGGCGGCAAGACGGCGCTGATCTTCGAAGCCGACGGCGGCGAAGTCACCCGGGTCACCTACAGCGAGTTGCTGGCCCGCACCTGCCGCATCGCCAATGGCCTGAAGAGCCTGGGCGTGAAGAAGGGCGACCGCGTCGTCATCTACATCTCGATGTCGATCGACGGCGTGGCCGCGATGCAGGCCTGCGCCCGCATCGGCGCCACCCACTCGGTGGTGTTCGGCGGCTTCTCGGCGCAAAGCCTGCGCGACCGCATCGAAGACACCGGCGCGGTGGCGGTGATCACCGCCGACCAGCAGGTGCGCGGCGGCAAGCAGCTGCCGCTCAAGGCCATCGTCGACGAAGCGCTGGCCTTGGGCGGCTGCGACAGCGTGAAGAACGTGCTGGTGGTGCGCCGCACCGGCGCCGAGCTGCCGATGGCGGCCGGCCGCGATCGCTGGATGCACGAGCTGATCGCGCAGCAGCCCGAGACCTGCGAGCCCGAATGGGTGGAGGCCGAGCATCCGCTGTTCCTGCTGTATACCAGCGGCTCCACCGGCAAGCCCAAGGGCGTGCAGCACTCCACCGGCGGCTACCTGCTGCATGCGGCGCTCACCACCAAGTGGACCTTCGACCTGAAGGACGACGACATCTTCTGGTGCACCGCCGACATCGGCTGGGTCACCGGCCACAGCTACATCGCCTATGGCCCGCTGGCGCTGGGCGGCACCGAGATCGTGTTCGAGGGCGTGCCCACCTACCCGGACGCCGGCCGCTTCTGGAAGATGATCCAGGACCACAAGGTCAGCATCTTCTACACCGCGCCCACCGCCATCCGCAGCCTGATCAAGGCCGCCGAAGGCAACGAGGCCGTGCACCCCAAGCGCTACGACCTGAGCAGCCTGCGCCTGCTGGGCTCGGTGGGTGAGCCGATCAACCCCGCCGCCTGGGAGTGGTACCACGCCAACATCGGCGGCGGTCGCTGCCCCATCGTCGACACCTTCTGGCAGACCGAGACCGGCGGCCACATGATCACGCCGCTGCCGGGCGCCACGCCGCTGGTGCCGGGCTCCTGCACGCTGCCGTTCCCGGGCATCACCGCCGCCATCGTCGACGAGACCGGCAACGACGTGCCCAACGGCCAGGGCGGCATCCTGGTGGTCAAGAAGCCCTGGCCCAGCATGATCCGCACGATCTGGGGCGACCCCGAGCGCTTCAAGAAGAGCTACTACCCGCCGGAGCTCAAGGGCTACTACCTGGCCGGCGACGGCGCCATCCGCGACGCCAAGACCGGCTACTTCACCATCACCGGCCGCATCGACGACGTGCTCAACGTCTCGGGCCACCGCATGGGCACGATGGAGATCGAATCGGCCCTGGTGAGCTGCACCGAGCTGGTGGCCGAAGCCGCGGTGGTGGGCCGGCCCGACGACACCACCGGCGAGGCCATCTGCGCCTTCGTGGTGCTCAAGCGCCCGCGCCCCACGGGTGAAGAGGCCAAGAAGATCGCTGCCGAGCTGCGCAACTGGGTGGGCCGCGAGATCGGCCCCATCGCCAAGCCCAAGGACATCCGCTTCGGCGACAACCTGCCCAAGACCCGCAGCGGCAAGATCATGCGCCGCCTGCTGCGCTCCATCGCCAAGGGCGAAGCCATCACCCAGGACACCTCGACACTGGAGAACCCGGCGATCCTGGAGCAGTTGGCGGAGACCAACTGA
- a CDS encoding LysR family transcriptional regulator, with the protein MIDLRPLRQFVAVAEELHFGRAARRLHMTQPPLTQAVQGLERELEVALFLRSKRSVALTPAGEALLEQARRLLRAADALPAAVRAAAAGRSGLLRLAFVSSIAYGPLPDWLRGFRQAHPEVDVQLREATLDVQLAAFAAEEIDAGFVLHAPDAAPPGFGARTVLTEPMQLVLPATHPLATRRTLRFAEAAAEPLVIFPRQITPSLFDAVVAAYRGAGFTPRIAQEAIQMQTIVNLVSGGMGVAWVPQSLVQLQRPGVVYRAVQGVQLAAQTSLLWPEPAPPVVQRFVDHVVDHGQAVLPARRQSPPTDRS; encoded by the coding sequence ATGATCGACCTGCGCCCGCTGCGGCAGTTCGTGGCCGTGGCCGAGGAGCTGCACTTCGGCCGCGCGGCCCGCCGCCTGCACATGACGCAGCCACCGCTGACACAGGCGGTGCAGGGCCTGGAGCGTGAGCTGGAGGTGGCGCTGTTCCTGCGCAGCAAGCGCTCGGTGGCGCTGACGCCGGCCGGCGAAGCGCTGCTGGAGCAGGCGCGGCGCCTGTTGCGCGCGGCCGATGCGCTGCCGGCGGCGGTGCGTGCCGCAGCGGCCGGGCGCTCGGGCCTGCTGCGGCTGGCGTTTGTGTCCAGCATTGCCTACGGGCCGCTGCCCGACTGGCTGCGCGGCTTCCGCCAGGCCCATCCCGAGGTGGACGTGCAGCTGCGCGAGGCCACGCTGGACGTGCAGCTGGCGGCGTTTGCGGCCGAGGAGATCGACGCCGGCTTCGTGCTGCATGCGCCTGACGCAGCGCCGCCGGGCTTCGGCGCGCGCACCGTGCTGACGGAGCCGATGCAGCTGGTGCTGCCGGCCACGCACCCGCTGGCCACGCGGCGCACGCTGCGATTTGCCGAGGCGGCGGCCGAGCCGCTGGTCATCTTCCCGCGGCAGATCACGCCATCGCTGTTCGACGCCGTGGTGGCCGCCTACCGCGGCGCCGGCTTCACGCCGCGCATCGCGCAGGAAGCGATCCAGATGCAGACCATCGTCAACCTGGTAAGCGGCGGCATGGGCGTGGCCTGGGTGCCGCAGAGCCTGGTGCAGCTGCAGCGGCCCGGCGTGGTGTACCGGGCGGTGCAGGGCGTGCAGCTGGCGGCGCAGACCAGCCTGCTGTGGCCCGAGCCGGCGCCGCCGGTGGTGCAGCGCTTCGTCGACCACGTGGTTGACCACGGGCAGGCGGTTTTGCCGGCGCGGCGACAATCGCCGCCCACTGACAGGAGTTGA
- a CDS encoding TIGR04438 family Trp-rich protein, which produces MWFVALGLLSIGLKLAALGPFAGLSWWWVLSPFVLALLWWGWADKYGYTQKKAMDRMEAKKAKRRERHLQDMGLDTRHKPRK; this is translated from the coding sequence ATGTGGTTCGTTGCACTGGGCCTGCTGTCCATCGGCCTCAAGCTGGCGGCGCTGGGCCCCTTTGCCGGCCTGTCGTGGTGGTGGGTGCTGTCGCCCTTCGTGCTGGCCCTGCTGTGGTGGGGCTGGGCCGACAAGTACGGCTACACCCAGAAGAAGGCCATGGACCGCATGGAAGCCAAGAAGGCCAAGCGGCGTGAGCGCCATCTGCAGGACATGGGGCTGGACACACGCCACAAGCCACGCAAGTAG
- the ilvD gene encoding dihydroxy-acid dehydratase has translation MSFNRRSKNITEGVARAPNRSMYYALGYQESDFSKPMIGVANGHSTITPCNSGLQRLADAAVEGIKAAGANPQIFGTPTISDGMAMGTEGMKYSLVSREVISDCVETCVGGQWMDGVLVIGGCDKNMPGGMMGMLRANVPAIYVYGGTILPGKYKGQDLNIVSVFEAVGQFSAGKMAEEDFCEIEKRAIPGSGSCGGMYTANTMSSAFEALGMSLPYASTQANVEDEILDTTRRAAAAVVEAVKKDLKPRDIVTKKAIENAVAVIMATGGSTNAVLHFLAIAHAAEVDWTIDDFERVRRKVPVLCDLKPSGQFLAIDLHHAGGIPQVMKELLDHGLLHGDCMTITGKTVAENLADVPALKPDNKVIRQVGNALYAEGHLAILKGNLSPEGCVAKITGLKNPVITGPARVFDDEQSALAAIMAGQIKAGDVMVLRYLGPKGGPGMPEMLAPTGALIGQGLGESVGLITDGRFSGGTWGMVVGHVAPEAYEGGTIALVQEGDSITIDAHQLLLNLNVPDEEIARRRAQWKQPAPRYTRGVLAKFAKNAASASAGAVLDKFD, from the coding sequence ATGAGCTTCAACCGCCGTTCCAAGAACATCACCGAGGGCGTGGCCCGGGCGCCCAACCGCTCGATGTACTACGCGCTGGGCTACCAGGAGAGCGACTTCTCCAAGCCGATGATCGGCGTGGCCAACGGCCACTCCACCATCACGCCGTGCAACTCGGGCCTTCAGCGGCTGGCCGATGCGGCGGTGGAAGGCATCAAGGCGGCGGGCGCCAATCCGCAGATCTTCGGCACGCCCACCATCAGCGACGGCATGGCCATGGGCACCGAAGGCATGAAGTACAGCCTGGTCAGCCGCGAGGTGATCTCCGACTGCGTCGAGACCTGCGTCGGCGGCCAGTGGATGGACGGCGTGCTGGTGATCGGCGGCTGCGACAAGAACATGCCCGGCGGCATGATGGGCATGCTGCGCGCCAACGTGCCCGCCATCTACGTGTACGGCGGCACCATCCTGCCGGGCAAGTACAAGGGGCAGGACCTCAACATCGTCAGCGTGTTCGAGGCGGTCGGCCAGTTCAGCGCCGGCAAGATGGCCGAGGAAGACTTCTGTGAGATCGAGAAGCGCGCCATCCCCGGCAGCGGCAGCTGCGGCGGCATGTACACCGCCAACACCATGAGCTCGGCCTTCGAGGCGCTGGGCATGAGCCTGCCCTACGCCAGCACCCAGGCCAACGTGGAAGACGAGATCCTCGACACCACCCGCCGCGCCGCCGCCGCGGTGGTGGAAGCGGTCAAGAAGGACCTGAAGCCGCGCGACATCGTCACCAAGAAGGCGATCGAGAACGCGGTGGCCGTGATCATGGCCACCGGCGGCTCCACCAATGCGGTGCTGCACTTCCTGGCCATCGCCCATGCGGCCGAGGTCGACTGGACCATCGACGACTTCGAGCGCGTGCGCCGCAAGGTGCCGGTGCTGTGCGACCTGAAGCCCAGCGGCCAGTTCCTGGCCATCGACCTGCACCATGCCGGTGGCATTCCGCAGGTGATGAAGGAGCTGCTGGACCACGGCCTGCTGCATGGCGACTGCATGACCATCACCGGCAAGACGGTGGCCGAGAACCTGGCCGACGTGCCGGCGCTGAAGCCCGACAACAAGGTGATCCGCCAGGTCGGCAACGCGCTGTATGCCGAAGGCCACCTCGCCATCCTGAAGGGCAACCTGTCGCCCGAGGGCTGCGTGGCCAAGATCACCGGCCTGAAGAACCCGGTGATTACCGGCCCGGCCCGCGTGTTCGACGACGAGCAGTCGGCCCTGGCCGCCATCATGGCGGGCCAGATCAAGGCCGGCGACGTGATGGTGCTGCGCTACCTGGGCCCCAAGGGCGGCCCCGGCATGCCAGAGATGCTGGCGCCCACCGGCGCACTGATCGGCCAGGGCCTGGGCGAATCGGTCGGCCTGATCACCGACGGCCGCTTCTCGGGCGGCACCTGGGGCATGGTGGTGGGCCACGTGGCGCCCGAAGCCTATGAAGGCGGCACCATCGCGCTGGTGCAGGAAGGCGACTCGATCACCATCGACGCTCACCAGCTGCTGCTGAACCTGAACGTGCCGGACGAAGAAATCGCCCGCCGCCGCGCGCAGTGGAAGCAGCCGGCGCCGCGCTACACCCGTGGTGTGCTGGCCAAGTTCGCAAAGAACGCCGCCAGCGCCAGCGCCGGTGCGGTGCTGGACAAGTTCGACTGA
- the lgt gene encoding prolipoprotein diacylglyceryl transferase produces MLVHPQFDPIALRLGPLAIHWYGLTYLVAFGLFLWLATLRTRQPYYAQRGWTRRDVEDLLFFGVVGVIVGGRLGYSLFYKPGYYLSNPLEMLMLWKGGMSFHGGLLGVLVAMAVFARRRQRAFFEVTDLIAPCVPLGLASGRIGNFINGELWGRAADPSLPWAMVFPQSGSDIPRHPSQLYQFSLEGVLLFILLWVYARRPHATGRVSGAFLVGYGTFRFIAEYFREPDSFLGLLALNMSMGQWLCVPMVLAGVLLWWRAGPGDHGKPARVAGSQA; encoded by the coding sequence ATGCTCGTCCACCCGCAATTCGATCCGATCGCGCTGCGCCTGGGGCCGCTGGCCATCCACTGGTACGGCCTGACCTACCTGGTGGCCTTCGGCCTGTTCCTCTGGCTGGCCACGCTGCGCACGCGCCAGCCGTACTACGCCCAGCGCGGCTGGACCCGCCGCGACGTGGAAGACCTGCTGTTCTTCGGCGTGGTCGGCGTCATCGTCGGCGGGCGGCTGGGCTACTCGCTGTTCTACAAGCCGGGTTACTACCTCAGCAACCCGCTGGAAATGCTGATGCTGTGGAAGGGCGGCATGTCCTTCCACGGCGGCCTGCTGGGCGTGCTGGTGGCCATGGCGGTGTTCGCACGGCGGCGCCAGCGCGCCTTCTTCGAGGTGACCGACCTGATCGCGCCCTGCGTGCCGCTGGGCCTGGCCTCGGGCCGCATCGGCAACTTCATCAACGGCGAGCTGTGGGGCCGTGCGGCCGACCCCTCGCTGCCCTGGGCGATGGTGTTTCCGCAGTCGGGCAGCGACATCCCGCGCCATCCCTCGCAGCTCTACCAGTTCAGCCTGGAAGGCGTGCTGCTCTTCATCCTGCTGTGGGTGTATGCGCGGAGGCCGCATGCCACCGGCCGGGTGTCGGGCGCGTTTTTGGTGGGCTACGGCACTTTCCGCTTCATCGCCGAGTATTTCCGTGAGCCGGACAGCTTCCTTGGGCTGCTGGCCTTGAACATGAGCATGGGCCAGTGGCTGTGCGTGCCTATGGTGCTGGCCGGGGTGCTGCTGTGGTGGCGCGCCGGGCCGGGCGACCACGGCAAGCCCGCGCGCGTGGCCGGGAGCCAGGCATGA
- a CDS encoding c-type cytochrome: MNARISAVFAAALAVGAVSPAFANAELAQKKNCMACHAVDKKLVGPSYKDVAAKYAGDKTAVDKLATKIQKGGAGVWGAVPMPANPQVNEAEAKQLATWVLSVK, translated from the coding sequence ATGAACGCTCGCATTTCCGCCGTCTTCGCCGCCGCTCTGGCGGTGGGCGCGGTGTCCCCCGCCTTCGCCAACGCTGAGCTGGCCCAGAAGAAGAACTGCATGGCCTGCCATGCGGTCGACAAGAAGCTGGTCGGCCCGTCCTACAAGGACGTGGCTGCCAAGTACGCTGGCGACAAGACCGCCGTCGACAAGCTGGCCACCAAGATCCAGAAGGGCGGCGCCGGTGTCTGGGGCGCGGTGCCCATGCCCGCCAACCCGCAGGTCAACGAAGCCGAAGCCAAGCAGCTGGCCACCTGGGTGCTGTCGGTCAAGTAA
- a CDS encoding TIGR00645 family protein has product MRPLPNLIFASRWLQLPLYLGLILAQCVYVFHFWVELVHLIEAVFGNDVALQKLISSIGYKTDVPVTSLNETVIMLVVLALIDVVMISNLLIMVIVGGYETFVSRLRLEGHPDQPEWLNHVNASVLKVKLATAIIGISSIHLLKTFINAANYTDKVLMWQTLIHIAFLFSALAIAAADRVMGGGHGARDH; this is encoded by the coding sequence ATGCGTCCGCTGCCGAACCTGATCTTTGCCAGCCGCTGGCTCCAGTTGCCGCTGTACCTGGGCCTGATCCTGGCGCAGTGCGTGTACGTGTTCCATTTCTGGGTCGAACTCGTGCACCTGATCGAGGCCGTGTTCGGCAACGACGTGGCGCTGCAGAAGCTGATTTCCAGCATCGGCTACAAGACCGACGTGCCGGTCACCTCGCTGAACGAGACGGTGATCATGCTGGTGGTGCTGGCGCTGATCGACGTGGTGATGATCTCCAACCTGCTGATCATGGTGATCGTCGGTGGCTACGAGACCTTCGTCTCGCGCCTGCGGCTGGAGGGCCACCCCGACCAGCCCGAGTGGCTGAACCACGTCAATGCCTCGGTGCTCAAGGTCAAGCTGGCCACCGCCATCATCGGCATCAGCTCGATCCACCTGCTCAAGACCTTCATCAACGCGGCCAACTACACCGACAAGGTGCTGATGTGGCAGACGCTGATCCACATCGCCTTCCTGTTCTCGGCGCTGGCCATCGCCGCGGCCGACCGGGTGATGGGCGGCGGCCACGGCGCCCGCGACCACTGA
- a CDS encoding aldehyde dehydrogenase family protein — protein sequence MTHDLYIGGAWVPGRETRPNINPSDTRDSVGDYAQASAAQAREAIAAAEAAFPAWSLSTPQQRFDVLDAVGTELLARKAELGDLLAREEGKTLPEAIGEVARAGAIFKFFAGEALRPGGEVMPSVRPGIGVEITREPLGIIGLITPWNFPIAIPAWKIAPALAHGNCVVFKPADLVPGSAWALAEILSRSGLPAGVFNLVMGRGAEVGQVLLEDPRIAGISFTGSVATGQRVAQAGVSRGAKVQLEMGGKNPFVVLDDADLNVAVAAAVNSGFFSTGQRCTASSRVIVTEGIHDRFVAAMAERMDTLKVDDARKPGTDIGPVVDDKQLAQDREYINIARQEGARLVAGGEAQPTSSDGAPGFYLRPALFADTTADMRINREEVFGPVVSVIRAKDYEEALALANDTPFGLASGIATTSLKHATHFKRHAQAGMVMVNLPTAGVDYHVPFGGRKSSSYGPREQGRYAAEFYTTVKTAYTQA from the coding sequence ATGACCCACGACCTGTACATCGGCGGCGCCTGGGTGCCCGGCCGCGAAACGCGACCCAACATCAATCCCTCGGACACCCGCGACAGCGTGGGCGACTATGCGCAGGCCTCGGCCGCGCAGGCCCGCGAGGCGATTGCCGCGGCCGAAGCGGCCTTTCCGGCCTGGAGCCTGTCGACGCCGCAGCAGCGCTTCGACGTGCTCGACGCCGTGGGCACCGAGCTGCTGGCCCGCAAGGCCGAGCTGGGCGACCTGCTGGCCCGCGAAGAAGGCAAGACCCTGCCCGAAGCCATTGGCGAAGTGGCACGGGCGGGCGCCATCTTCAAGTTCTTCGCCGGTGAGGCGCTGCGCCCGGGCGGTGAGGTGATGCCCTCGGTGCGGCCCGGCATCGGCGTCGAGATCACGCGCGAGCCGCTGGGCATCATCGGCCTCATCACACCGTGGAACTTCCCGATCGCCATCCCGGCCTGGAAGATCGCGCCCGCGCTGGCGCACGGCAACTGCGTGGTCTTCAAGCCGGCCGACCTGGTGCCGGGCTCGGCCTGGGCGCTGGCCGAGATCCTGTCGCGCAGCGGCCTGCCGGCCGGCGTGTTCAACCTGGTGATGGGCCGTGGCGCCGAAGTGGGCCAAGTGCTGCTGGAAGACCCGCGCATCGCGGGCATCAGCTTCACCGGCTCGGTGGCCACCGGCCAGCGCGTGGCCCAGGCGGGCGTGTCGCGCGGCGCCAAGGTGCAGCTGGAGATGGGCGGCAAGAACCCCTTCGTGGTGCTGGACGACGCCGACCTGAACGTGGCGGTGGCGGCCGCCGTCAACAGCGGCTTCTTCTCGACCGGCCAGCGCTGCACCGCGTCCAGCCGCGTCATCGTCACCGAGGGCATCCATGACCGCTTCGTCGCGGCGATGGCCGAGCGCATGGACACGCTGAAGGTGGACGACGCCCGCAAGCCCGGCACCGACATCGGCCCGGTGGTGGACGACAAGCAACTGGCCCAGGACCGCGAGTACATCAACATCGCCCGCCAGGAAGGCGCCCGCCTGGTGGCAGGCGGCGAGGCCCAGCCCACCAGCAGCGATGGCGCGCCCGGCTTCTACCTGCGGCCCGCCCTGTTCGCCGACACCACGGCCGACATGCGCATCAACCGCGAAGAGGTGTTCGGCCCCGTGGTCAGCGTCATCCGCGCCAAGGACTATGAAGAAGCGCTGGCCCTGGCCAACGACACGCCCTTCGGCCTGGCCTCGGGCATCGCCACCACCAGCCTGAAACACGCCACGCACTTCAAGCGGCATGCGCAGGCCGGCATGGTGATGGTGAACCTGCCCACCGCGGGCGTGGACTACCACGTGCCCTTCGGCGGCCGCAAGAGCAGTAGCTACGGCCCGCGGGAGCAGGGCCGCTACGCGGCGGAGTTCTATACGACGGTGAAGACGGCTTATACGCAGGCGTGA
- a CDS encoding TRAP transporter substrate-binding protein: protein MSHTLTRRRLVVGTGAAALAAALPARAADPVKLKLAHSGQEAETQHRAAVEFARLVKERTQGSVLVTVYAASALGNDNSAISGMRGGTIDMVLSGNPYYSGIVPRLNVLDLPYLFDSADHAYKVLDGAVGQALLDEMGAHGMKGLSFLEVGFRNLSNARRAVRTPDDVKGLKLRTTPNPAHLQAFRLLGANPMPMPVAEVYPALESRAIDGQENSVSIIRNAKFYEVQKHLSITRHAYTAEPLVMNKKRFDGLAPAQQQAMVEAARLAATFHRELNRRGEAEDIAYLKANGMQVEEKVDAAPFRRVVAEPVRQAFAEKHGTQLLDDIDKVRA, encoded by the coding sequence ATGAGCCACACCCTCACACGCCGCCGACTCGTCGTCGGCACCGGTGCCGCCGCCCTGGCCGCGGCACTGCCGGCCCGCGCGGCCGACCCGGTGAAGCTGAAGCTGGCCCACTCGGGCCAGGAAGCCGAGACCCAGCACCGCGCCGCGGTGGAATTCGCGCGCCTGGTGAAGGAGCGCACCCAGGGCAGCGTGCTGGTGACGGTGTACGCCGCCAGCGCGCTGGGCAACGACAACTCGGCCATCTCCGGCATGCGCGGCGGCACCATCGACATGGTGCTGTCGGGCAACCCGTACTACAGCGGCATCGTGCCGCGGCTGAACGTGCTCGACCTGCCCTACCTGTTCGACAGCGCCGACCATGCCTACAAGGTGCTGGACGGCGCGGTGGGCCAGGCCCTGCTGGACGAGATGGGCGCCCATGGCATGAAGGGCCTGTCCTTCCTGGAGGTGGGCTTCCGCAACCTCAGCAACGCGCGGCGCGCGGTGCGCACGCCCGACGACGTCAAGGGCCTGAAGCTGCGCACCACGCCCAACCCGGCGCACCTGCAGGCCTTCCGGCTGCTGGGCGCCAACCCGATGCCGATGCCGGTGGCCGAGGTGTACCCCGCGCTGGAAAGCCGGGCCATCGACGGCCAGGAGAACTCGGTCTCCATCATCCGCAATGCCAAGTTCTACGAGGTGCAGAAGCACCTGTCGATCACCCGGCACGCCTACACCGCCGAGCCGCTGGTGATGAACAAGAAGCGCTTCGACGGCCTGGCGCCCGCGCAACAGCAGGCGATGGTGGAAGCGGCCCGCCTGGCCGCCACCTTCCACCGCGAGCTGAACCGCCGCGGCGAAGCCGAGGACATCGCCTACCTCAAGGCCAACGGCATGCAGGTGGAAGAGAAGGTGGACGCAGCCCCGTTCCGCCGCGTGGTGGCCGAACCGGTGCGGCAGGCCTTCGCGGAAAAGCACGGCACGCAGCTGCTGGATGACATCGACAAGGTGCGCGCATGA
- a CDS encoding DUF411 domain-containing protein — MDRRQWLGGIAVVGAIGGFGCLPVAAAQAGTGAAGLPVVQVFKDPNCGCCTAWVQHLEKAGFTVQVSEVNDMSAVRQRLGMPAQYGGCHSATVAGYVIEGHVPAAEIRQLLATRPAALGLAVPGMPVGSPGMEMGPRVDPYAVLLISRQGAASVFARYPKKA, encoded by the coding sequence ATGGATCGACGCCAGTGGTTGGGCGGCATCGCCGTCGTGGGTGCCATCGGGGGCTTTGGCTGCCTGCCCGTGGCGGCGGCCCAGGCGGGCACGGGTGCGGCGGGGCTGCCCGTGGTGCAGGTGTTCAAGGATCCGAACTGCGGCTGCTGTACCGCCTGGGTGCAGCACCTCGAGAAAGCCGGATTCACCGTGCAGGTGTCCGAAGTGAACGACATGAGCGCGGTGCGCCAGCGCCTGGGCATGCCGGCGCAGTACGGCGGCTGCCACAGCGCGACGGTGGCGGGTTACGTCATCGAAGGCCATGTGCCCGCGGCCGAGATCCGCCAGCTGCTGGCCACGCGCCCCGCAGCGCTGGGCCTGGCCGTGCCGGGCATGCCGGTGGGGTCCCCTGGCATGGAGATGGGGCCGCGCGTGGACCCCTACGCCGTGCTGCTGATCAGCCGCCAGGGCGCGGCCTCCGTGTTCGCGCGCTACCCCAAGAAGGCCTGA
- the dnaQ gene encoding DNA polymerase III subunit epsilon, with protein sequence MRQIFLDTETTGLSPESGDRVIEIGCVEMVNRRLTGNNKHFYLNPERKNSEDAVKIHGLTDEFLADKPLFAAIADELMDYLAGAEIVIHNAAFDVGFLNEELRRLGRPRFAEHVGRITDSLLMARDLFPGKSNSLDSLCKRLEVDNSNRTLHGALLDAGLLAEVYINMTRGQESLVIDVGSEGSGELAAAPIDFSTFQLVVLEPTPEELQAHEGVLAELDKASGQKTLWRQLQSA encoded by the coding sequence ATGAGACAGATCTTCCTTGATACCGAAACCACCGGCCTCAGCCCGGAGAGCGGCGACCGCGTCATCGAAATCGGCTGTGTGGAAATGGTGAACCGGCGGCTGACCGGCAACAACAAGCACTTCTACCTGAACCCGGAGCGCAAGAACTCGGAAGACGCCGTCAAGATCCACGGCCTGACCGATGAGTTCCTGGCCGACAAGCCGCTGTTCGCCGCCATCGCCGACGAGCTGATGGACTACCTGGCCGGCGCCGAGATCGTGATCCACAACGCGGCCTTCGACGTCGGCTTCCTGAACGAAGAGCTGCGCCGCCTGGGCCGCCCGCGCTTTGCCGAGCATGTGGGCCGCATCACCGACTCGCTGCTGATGGCCCGCGACCTGTTCCCGGGCAAGAGCAACTCGCTCGACAGCCTGTGCAAGCGGCTGGAGGTGGACAACAGCAACCGCACGCTGCACGGCGCGCTGCTGGACGCCGGCCTGCTGGCCGAGGTCTACATCAACATGACCCGCGGCCAGGAGAGCCTGGTGATCGACGTGGGCAGCGAAGGCAGCGGCGAGCTGGCGGCGGCCCCGATCGACTTCAGCACCTTCCAACTGGTGGTGCTGGAGCCCACGCCCGAGGAGCTGCAGGCCCACGAAGGGGTGCTGGCCGAGCTGGACAAGGCCAGTGGACAAAAAACTTTGTGGAGACAGTTGCAATCCGCGTAG